One segment of Desmodus rotundus isolate HL8 chromosome 6, HLdesRot8A.1, whole genome shotgun sequence DNA contains the following:
- the LOC112300506 gene encoding GTPase ERas-like → MAPPTKSNVFDLGLGSWNASVQQESHSAQALSRSVGKHLPEYKVVVVGASGVGKSSLTIQLNHECFVEDHDPTIQDSYWKEVTLGQGGCNLNVLDTAGQTIHKALRDQCLAAGDGVLGVFTLDDPSSLTQLQQMRTTWGPHYTRPLVLVGNKCDLVTTKGDVHAAAIALAKTWGAPFVETSAKTRQGVEEAFTLLIHEIQRVREAEAASGGAKSRHHKTMCHCGCSVA, encoded by the coding sequence ATGGCGCCACCAACAAAGTCTAATGTGTTTGATCTGGGCCTGGGTTCATGGAATGCAAGTGTCCAACAGGAGAGCCACAGTGCTCAGGCACTTTCCAGGTCTGTTGGCAAGCACCTGCCAGAGTACAAGGTGGTGGTTGTGGGTGCAAGTGGTGTGGGCAAGAGCTCACTGACCATCCAGCTGAACCATGAGTGCTTTGTGGAAGACCATGATCCCACGATCCAGGATTCCTACTGGAAGGAAGTGACCCTGGGCCAAGGGGGCTGCAATCTGAATGTGCTGGATACGGCTGGGCAGACCATTCATAAGGCCCTTCGTGACCAGTGTTTGGCTGCTGGGGATGGTGTGCTGGGTGTCTTTACCCTCGATGACCCCTCATCTCTAACCCAGCTGCAGCAAATGCGGACCACCTGGGGCCCTCACTATACCCGGCCCCTCGTCCTTGTGGGCAACAAGTGTGACCTTGTGACCACCAAAGGAGATGTTCATGCTGCTGCTATAGCCCTCGCAAAGACCTGGGGGGCCCCTTTCGTGGAGACCTCAGCTAAAACACGGCAAGGTGTGGAGGAGGCCTTTACCCTGCTCATCCATGAGATTCAAAGGGTCCGGGAGGCTGAGGCAGCATCAGGTGGGGCTAAGTCCCGGCACCATAAGACCATGTGCCACTGTGGCTGCTCTGTGGCCTGA